A region of the Serinicoccus profundi genome:
GCGCACCGAGGCGCGCTGCTGCGGTGCCGGGGCGGGAGGCGTGCTCTGGGTGGTCGGCTGCCCTGGTGTCTGCCCGTCGGGCGTGGTCGACGGCGAGGCGGCGGCCTGGGTCGACGGTGTCGACGCGGTCGCTCGGGCTGCGGTGCCGTCGCCGGCCGGGGTGCTCACGCCTCGTCCTCCGGCCGCGGACGCGGGTCGGCGTCGCAGCCCTGGTCGTGCCCCGGGTCGGCGAGGTCGTGCTCGCTCGGGGCGCCGGAGGCGCCTGGGTCCTGGGTTTCATCGGACGCCGCAGGGCCGTCGGCGGTCTCGTCGGCGGTGGACAGGTCGACGGCGTCACGGTCCTCGAAGTCCTCGCGCTGCAGGGTGCGAAGGTCCTCGACGGTGGCGCCGTCGACGTCCCGCAGCCGCCAGGCGTGCCGACCGATCGCCGCCTCCAGCAGGTTGCGGGCGAAGCGGCCGTTGCCGAAGCTGCTGCCGCGCGGGGTGGCGGCGAGGATCTCGGCGAAGCGTTCGAGCGCCGGCTCGCTGAGGTCGTAGTCCATCTGCGCGGCCAGGTGGCGCAGGATCGCGGTGAGCTCGTCGTCGGTGTAGTCGGCGAAGTCGATGATGGTGCGGAACCGGCTCTCGAGGCCCGGGTTGGTCGCGATGAAGTCGTCCATGGGGTCCGGGTAGCCGGCGACGATGACGACGAGGTCCTCCCGGTGGTCCTCCATCTCCTTGACGAGGGTGTCGATGGCCTCCTTGCCGTACTGATCGCCGCCCAGGCTGTAGGCCTCGTCGATGAAGATCACCCCGCCGTGCGCGCTGCCCACGACCTCAGCGGTCTTGGCGGCGGTCTGGCCGAGGTAGCCCGCGACGAGCTCGCTGCGGTCCACCTCGACGAGCTGGCCCTTGCTCAGCAGCCCGAGCGCGCGGTAGATCCCGCCGACCAGTCGGGCCACGGTCGTCTTGCCGGTGCCCGGGTTGCCGACGAAGACGAGGTGCCGGGTGAGGGTGGCGACCTTGAGCCCGGCCTCCTGCCGACGGGCGTCCATCTTGAGCACCGCGACCTGGCGGTGGATCTCGGCCTTGACCCGCTCCAGGCCGATGAGCTGGTCGAGCTCGGCGAGCAGCTCCTCGACCGACCGCTCCGGCTCGCTCTCCTCCGGCTCCTCGGTGGTCTCCTCGCTCGCGGGCGGGGGTTGCACGGCGATCTTCGGGTCCTGCCCGGCCGACTCCCCACCGGGCGTCGCAGATGGTTGCTCTGGGACCCCACCGGGCGTCGCAGATGGTTGCCCTGGGACCCCACCGGGCGTCGCAGATGGTTGCCCCAGGAGCTCGCCGAGGCGCGTGGACTGCTCCTGCGCGCGGCGCAACAGCTCGCTGGACCAGGTATGCAGTGCGCCCGGGTCCGGCGCCCCCGCGCCGCTGCCCGCAGAGCCGGGTCCGGCGGCGGGCGGGGTGAGTCCGGCCGTGGCGGTGCCGGGTCCGTGCGAGGCCGCGACGCCGGCGGCGGCCAGCTGCGCCGAGCCACCGACGTGGCCTTGCCGACGCTGAGCTGCCCGGCCTGGGGCAGGGAGCAGGTCGCGGTGGCGACGTCGGCGAGGGCCTGGGCGTAGCCCGCCGCACGGGGGCTGCGCTCGGCGACGAGCACCGAGAGCAGCGGCGTGGGGATCGAGGCGTAGCGCCGACCCTTGGGCACCGCGCCGAAGAAGTCGCTGGCCGGCAGGTCGAAGGCGTCGGCCCACACGGTGTGCGCGCTGCTCGGTCCCGGCTGCTCGAGGACGGAGGCTGCGATGACCTGGCCCTCGGTCCGTGCGGCGCGCTCGTCGAGGCCGGCCTCGCGGCCGACCCGGGCGAGCAGGTCGACGGCCTCGGTCACCTGGCTCATCGTGCCCCTCCGGTCGGGGGTGCCAGCGGGGTGACGGCACCGGACTGCGGGGCGTCGTCGCCGTCGGCCGCCGTGGGGGTCTGCGACGGCGCGGACGGCACCGGCGCGTGCTCGGCGTCGGTGACCCGCAGCGAGCCGCCGCTCCCGGAGGAGCCGAACTTCTCGGCGATGAAGCGGCCCTGCGCGACGAGCTCGCGGGCGTCCTGGCGGTAGACCGCGTCGAAGACCCGGTCCATCGTCAGCCCGAGGAGGTCGAGCTGGTCCACGAGCACCATGAGCGAGGTCTTGGCGCCGTCGACCGGGCGGGTGTCGGCATACCTCCGGGGGAGGCGCTGGTAGGCGCCGATCGCCTCGGGGAGGTAGTCGGTGGCCGTCGCGACGAGGGTGTAGCCGAGGTCGCTGCCGCTGAGCTTCTCCAGCCGGGGGAGGGTGTCGCGGGCGGTGTCGATGACCCGGGTGCCCCGGGCGACGACGACCGAGGGGAGTGCGGTCGAGGCCAGCAGCTCCTCGGTCGAGGCCAGCGCGTCCTGCACGTCCTGGGCGGTCGGCGGCGCGGGCAGCGTCAGCCGGTCGTCCGCGGGGGCGGACCGGCCGAGCATGCGGTCCAGCAGGTCGGAGAAGCCCACCTCAGCGCGACCCCGAGGACACCGACCCGCCGGGCGTGCCCCCGTCGAGGTCCAGCTGGCCGCCGGCCAGGCGGGTGTCCGTCCGGCGGGCCCGGTCGAGGTAGGTGCGGGACTTCTCGACCTCGCCCTCGAGCACCCCGATCGTCTGCGACATACCGTCCAGCGCCTGAACGCGGAACTCGTCGATCGCATCCATCGTCGCGTAGATGTTGGAGAAGGCCGCCTGCAGCTGGTCCAGACCGAGGGTGGCCGAGGCCGCCTGCTCCTGGATCGCGACCGAGTTGTCCCGCAGCAGCTCGCTCGTGCTCTGGATCATCTGCGAGGTGGTCTGGTTGAGCGCGGTGATCTGGTCCAGGACGAGCTTCTGGTTGTTGAGCGCCTGGGCGACCAGCACCGCCGTGCGCAGCGCGGAGACCGTCGTGGTCGAGGCCCGGTCGACGCCCTTGATGAGCTCGATGTTGTTCTTCATGACGATGTCGATGGCCAGGTAGTTCTGGATCGACACCGCGAGCTGGGTCAGGAGGTCCTGGTGCTTCTGCCGCACGTAGAACAGGACGTCCTCGCGCAGCGCCTTGGCGCGGTCCGGGTCGCTGGTGTCCAGCTCGGCGATCGCCGCGGCGACCTTGGCGTCGAGCTGCTCGGCGATGTAGACGTACTGGTTGAGCCGCCCCATCGACTCCCACAACTGCTGCTTCTCCAGGTTGAGCGCCGCGTTGTCCTTGGCGAGCTCGTCCTGGCCGCTGCGCAGCGCGTGCAGGATCGCGTCGAGGTGCTTCTCGGCCGACTCGTACTTCTGGAAGTAGGCGGTCAGACGGTCCGAGAAGGGCAGCCGCTCGAACCACTTCTTGACCCCCTTGGCCTGGGCGGGGTCGAGGTCCTCCACGGTATGCCGCAGCTCGGTGAGCGTCTGCGCGACCTTCGACTCCTTGGAGACCCCACCCTGCTGGATCGCGCGCACGGGCGACTTGAGCAGCCGGTTGGAGGTCTCGGCGGCGGCCCGGATGTCGGCATCGCCCATCGTGCGCACGTCGGCGGCGCGCTGGGAGAACTCCGGCGAGCGGGTCTCGGTCTGGGTGAGGCCGGTGAGGTAGGCCTCGACCTTGGCGTCGAGGGCCGGCATCGCCTCGGGGTCGACCTGCGGCGCCATGCGCGGGGCCGCGGTCTGGGCGACCGGTTCGGTCGGGGAGGGGGCGGTCAGCACGAGGGGCTCGGCGGGCTCCGGCGCGGCGAGCGGCTGCGGCTGGTCGGTCATGTCTCTCCTCAGGGTGCCTGGTGCGGGGGCGCCCGCCCCCGTCCGAGGACGCGGCGCCGTCGCTGCGACGTGCCCATTGTGTCCCGAGTTCCACCTTTTCACACGGGGGGTGCCACCCTCAGGTGCGGATGGTCAGCCCCACGGTGACCGTGTCGCCGAGCTCGACCCCTTCGGCCCGCCGCACCGCGTCCTTGAGCGGCACGTAGAACGCCCCCTGGCGAGGCCACAGGGACGTGGTGAACCTCGTGCCGCCGAGCCGACCGGTGACCGGGACCATGCCCCACCCGTAGGTCACCTCACGCATGACCTCGGTGAGCCACTCGCTCTCCTCCGGTGGGGTGATGAGGAAGTGGAAGGGGGCCGGCCCGCGCCACTCGACCACCTCGCCGGTGAACTTCAGGTCCCAAGCCTCGCTCATGGGCGCCACGCTAGCCCCCGCCGAGGACAGCGCTCGTCCGCGAGACGGGGGCGGGCGAGTCAGCGCAGGCATACCTCCGGCAGGTCGAACCACCGCAGCTCCGCGGCCCCGCCCGCCTGCTCGTCGGTGGCCTCGGGCAGGGGGCTCGAGGGTGCGGCGGCGAGGATCTCCCGTGCCTGGTCGAGCTGCTCGGCGAGCAGTTCCTCACCACCGGTCGGACCGGGCTGGGGGAGGCGCACCTCGCCGTCGGCCCCGAAGACGACGTCCCGCAGGCGCACCGGGGGCTCCACGACACCTTCTCGGTGCCGCCACAGCCCGGTCGCCACGTCGAAGCGGTAGTCGGCGAGCAGCCGCCACCCGTCGCGAGCGACCAGCCGCACCGCCTCGATGACGTAGTCCGCGGCGGTGTCGGAGATGAAGTAGTTGAAGTTGACCCGCACCCAGCCCGGCTTGATGCCCTCGCAGCCGCTGGTGATCCGCGCCTCGAAGGCGTGCGAGCGCTCCAGGTCGATCCCGAGCAGGGTATGCCCGTAGGGCCCGGCGCAGGAGCAGCCGCCGCGGGCCTGGATGCCGAAGAGGTCGTTGAGCAGGGCGACCACGTAGTTGTGGTACAGGTAGGGGCGCCCCTGGCCGCGGACGACGAAGGAGAGGATCGAGAGCCGTTGCGCGTCGAGGTTGCCCAGCAGCTGCAGCGCGGGCTCCTGCTGCCACGCGCGGACGGCCCGGGCGAGGAACTCGTCCTCGCGGGCCCGGATGACCTCGACGCCCACGGCGTCCTTGAGCCGGAAGACCAGCCCGGCCCGGATCGCCTCGACGATGGCGGGGGTGCCGCCCTCCTCGCGGTGCGCGGGGTCGGAGAGGTAGGAGTGCTCGGCCGGGTTGACGTAGGCGACGGTCCCACCGCCGGGCACGTCGGGGACCCGGTTGGCGAAGAGCTCGCGGCGCGCGACGAGCACCCCCGGGGTCGAGGGGCCCCCGATGAACTTGTGCGGCGAGAGGAAGATCGCGTCCTTGGCGGCCCCGGGCCGACCGGCGGGTGCGCTCATCTCGATGTCGACGTAAGGGGCGGCGGCCGCGAAGTCCCAGAACGCGAGGGCGCCGTGCTCGTGCAGGATCTCGGTCACGGTGTGGGTGTCGGTGATGATCCCGGTGACGTTGGAGGCCGCGGAGAAGGAGCCGATGACCAGGGGACGGTCGGCATACTCCTCCAGCTGCGCACGCAGGTCGTCGAGGCAGACGTGCCCGTCGGCGTCCATGGCGACCTGGACCACGTCGGCGATGCTCTCGCGCCACGGGATCTCGTTGCTGTGGTGCTCGAACGGTCCGATGAGCACGACCGGGCGCTGCTCGGGCGGGATGTGGGCGGACAGGTGGTGGGTGTCCTCGAGCGACGAGGGGATGCGCAGCCCGAGGACCCCGACGATCTTCGCGATGGCGCCGGTGCACCCCGACCCGGCGAAGATGACCACGCTGTCCTCGTCGCCGCCGACCGCCTCGTGGATCGCGGCCCGCGCGTCCTCGCGCAGCCGGGTGGTCTGCAGGCCGGTGCCGCTGGACTCGGTATGCGTGTTGGCATAGCTGGGCAGCACGACGTCACGGATGGCGTCCTCGATGAAGCTCAGGGCGCGCCCGGAGGCGGTGTAGTCGGCGTAGGTTACCCGCCGCCGGCCGTAGGGGGTGGTCATGACGTGGTCCTCGCCGATGACCGACTCCCGGATGCGCCGCAGGAGCGGGTGGTCACCGGGGTGGGGGGCCTGGCTCGCCGCCGTGGGCGCCTGGGTCGTGGTCATGGCGCCCCAGCGTGGCCGATCGCCCCGACCGGCACAACGAGGGTCGGGGCGATCGGCTCATCACGCAGCATGATCCGCGCAGGTCAGCAGGGGCCCGCCCGAGCCCCGTGCCGGTGAGGATGCCTGCGCGTGCACGGATCCTCCCCGCGCAGGGCCGGTATACCGGTGAGGATGCCTGCGCGTGCACGGATCCTCCCCGCTCAGCGGCGGCATACCGGTGAGGATGCCTGCGCGTGCACGGATCCTCCCCGCACAGGGGCGGGCGCCTCAGAGCAGCTGGGAGAGGGCGTGGATGGTCAGGCCGACGAGCGCGCCGACGATGGTGCCGTTGAGCCGGATGAACTGCAGGTCGCGGCCAACGTGGAGCTCGATCTTGTCGGCGGCCTCGCGCGCGTCCCACCGCTTGATGGTGCCGGAGATGACCGAGGTGATCTCGGGGCCGTAGCGCTGGACGAGGCTGACGACCGTGTCGGCGGTCCAGGCGTCCAGCCGCGCCTGCAGCCGCTCGTCCTCCCCGAGCTGGCGACCGAGCGCCACCAGGGCGCTGCACATCCGCCCCCGCAACGCCCCGTGCGGGTCCTCGAGCGCGTCGAGCACGGAGGTCCGTAGCGTCTCGCCGAGGGCCACGCCGGTGGCGCTGACCTGGGGGTGCTCGAGGACGCGCTCCTTGAGCGACTCGAAGCGCTGCTGGGTGCGGGGGTCGTGCTGGAGGTCCCGGCCGAGCTCGGTGAGGTAGGCGTCGAGGGCGTGCCGCACGTTGTGCTGTGGGTCGTCCTTGACGTCCTTGGCCCAGCGCACCACCTCGGTGTAGACCCTCCGGGTGACCTGGTCGTTGACCCAGGTCGGTGCCCAGGAGGGTGCGCGCGAGCGCACGATCGCCTCGACCTGGTCCTGGTGCAGGGCCAGCCAGGCATGCAGCTCCCGGGCGCCGAGATCGACCAGCCCGTGGTGGGAGCCGTCCTCGACGACCCGCTCGAGCAGGTGCCCGGCGACCGGCGACAGCGGCTCCCGGCGCACCCGCGGCAGGATGACGTCGTCGACGAAGACCCGGATCTCCTCCTCGTCGACCCGCTCGACGGCGCGCACGAGGAAGGGCACCGCCTCGGACACCACGCGCTCGGCGTGCTCGGGCTCGCGCAGCCAGTCACCGAGGCGCCGCACGACCTGCGCGTCGAGGATCTTCTCCCTCAGCACCTGCGGGGTGAGGAAGTTGTCGGTGACGAACTGCTCCAGGCTCGCACCCAGGTCGTCCTTGCGGCGCGGCACGAGGGCGGTGTGCGGGATGGGCAGCCCGAGCGGGTGCCGGAAGAGCGCGGTGACCGCGAACCAGTCGGCGATCGCCCCCACCATCCCGGCCTCGGCACCGGCGTTGACGTAGCCCCAGACCCCGTCGCGCCCGTGGGTGAGGATGTAGATGACCGCCATGAGCAGCAGCAGCCCGGTCGCGACCATCCGCATCTGACGCAGCCCGGCGCGCCGGGAGGCGTCGTCCATGCGGTTCACGGTGGTCTCCACGGGTCCTCCTGGCAGGTATGCCGTCGGCACGGCTCACGGTGGGTCGGCGAGGGTCGAGCCTCACCCGCACCGCGCCACCAGCCTAATCCGACCACGAGGCGCCACCGAGCACCGTGGCCCGTGCCCGGAGGCGTCTCGACACTGACCGGGTCCACGGGGGCCAGCAGTCCCGCACCAGGGGGTTGTGGACAACTTCTGCGCGCGCGAGCCGGACCGGGGCAGGCTCAGGAGCATGAGCTTCGAAGACCTTCCCTCGGACTGGCCAGCCCGCGTGCTGGACGACCCGGTGCTCACCGCCGACGTCGTCGACCTCGTCGTCAGTGACGCCGACCGCAGCGCCGGCGCGCTCGGCTTCCTCCTGTGCCGCCCGGGCGGCACGCTCGCCCAGCCGGTCATGGTGGGCGACCTGGACCGCGAGGACCCGGTCGACGTCGTGACCCGGATGGTCGAGATCATCGCCGACCTGCCCGACACCCCCGGCTTCGTGCTGGCGATCGCCCGCCGCCGCGGGCTCGTCGACGACGCCGACCGCCGGGTGCACCAACGCGCGCTCGAGGCCTGCGAGGGTGCGGGCCTGACCCTCTGGGGCACCTACCTCGCGACGCACGCCGGGGTGAGCCTGCTACCGGTGGCCGCTGGCCTCGTGCCGCGCACCGGCGCGGCCTGAGCGGCGCACGACGACGAAAACCCGTGGCGCCCGCTGGTTACAGTGGGAGGCGTGCCCGAGCCCGACCGACGTCCCGACCCGGGCCGCGGTGACCGTGAGCGCAGACCGGCCCGCCGCCACGCGGAGGGCGAGCGCGGCAACCGCCCGCGCACGGACGGGGAGGGTCGCCGGGGCGGCCGTCGCGGGGGCGGCCAGCGCGGAGGTGACCAGCGCGGACGGCGCCCCGGCCGCGGTGGCGACGCCCGGCATACCCGATCGACCGAGGCCCACACCCGGGCGGTCGAGGCCCGTCGAGCCGCCCGACCGGCGCCGGAGGCCCTGCACTACCCGCCCGAGCTGCCCGTCAGCGAGCGCCGCGCCGACCTCCTCGCGGCCGTCCGTGACCACCAGGTCGTCATCGTCGCCGGCGAGACCGGCTCCGGCAAGACGACCCAGCTGCCCAAGATCTGCCTCGAGCTCGGCCGCGGCGTCGAGGGGATGATCGGCCACACCCAGCCACGCCGGATCGCCGCGCGGTCGGTCGCCGAGCGGGTGAGCGAGGAGCTGGGCGTCGACCTCGGCACGGTCGTCGGCTACCAGGTGCGCTTCACCGACGTCTCCAGCGACGACACCCTCGTCAAGGTCATGACCGACGGCATCCTGCTCTCGGAGCTGCAGCGCGACCGCGACCTGCGCCGCTACGACACGATCATCATCGACGAGGCCCACGAGCGCAGCCTCAACATCGACTTCATCCTCGGCTACCTCCGCCAGCTGCTGCCCCGCCGACCCGACCTCAAGGTCGTCATCACCTCGGCCACCATCGATGTCGAGCGGTTCGCCGCCTTCTTCGCCGACGCGCAGGGGGAGCCGGCCCCGGTCATCGAGGTCTCCGGTCGGACCTTCCCCGTCGAGGTGCGCTACCGCCCGCTCGTCCGCGAGGGTGCGCCGGCCAAGGACGGCTCCGCCACGCAGGTCGAGGTCGACCAGGTCACCGGGGTCGTCGACGCGGTGGAGGAGCTGTGGACCGAGGCGTCGGGCCGCGACGGCGCGGGCGAGGACGTCCTCGTCTTCTGCTCCGGCGAGCGCGAGATCCGCGACGTCTGCGATGCGCTCACCGGCCTGGACCTGCCCGGCACCGAGGTGCTGCCGCTCTACGGTCGCCTCTCGGCCGCCGAGCAGCACCGTGTCTTCTCGCGGCACGCCGGACGCCGCATCGTCGTCTCCACCAATGTCGCCGAGACCTCGCTCACCGTGCCCGGGATCCGGTATGTCGTGGACACCGGCACCGCGCGCATCAGCCGCTACAGCCAGCGGCTCAAGGTGCAACGGCTCCCCATCGAGCCGATCAGCCAGGCCTCGGCCAACCAGCGCGCCGGGCGGTGCGGCCGCCTCGCCGACGGCATCGCGATCCGGCTCTACGCCGAGGAGGACTTCGCGGCCCGGCCGGAGTTCACCGACCCCGAGATCCTGCGCACCAACCTCGCCAGCGTCATCCTGCAGATGACCAGCCTCGGGCTGGGTGACATCGAGAAGTTCGGCTTCCTCGAGCCCCCCGACTCCCGCCAGGTCGCCGATGGCGTCCGCCTGCTCACCGAGCTGCAGGCCATCGACCCCACGGCCCCGGCGCACCTGCCCCGCAAACGGCTCACCGCCTACGGGCGGGCGATCGTCCGCCTCCCGGTCGACCCGCGGCTGGCCCGGATGCTCCTCGAGGCCGAGCGCCAGGGCGCGCTCAAGGAGGTCCTCGTCGTCGTCGCGGCGCTGTCCATGCAGGACGTCCGCGAGCGACCGGCCGACCACCAGCAGCAGGCCGACCAGGCGCACGCGCGCTTCCGTCGGGTGGGCGGCGCGACCGGCCCGCCTGGGCGCCAGCAGGAGGGCGGCGGGTCCGCCAAGGACGTCGTCGACAGCGACTTCCTCGTCATTCTCAACCTCTGGCGCTACCTCCAGCGGCAGCAGAAGGACCTCTCCGGCAGCGCCTTCCGCCGGATGTGCAAGGCCGAGTTCCTGCACTACCTGCGGGTCCGTGAGTGGCAGGACCTCCACACCCAGCTCAAGCGCGCGGCCAAGCAGCTCGGCCTCGAGGTCAACCAGCACCCGGCCAACCCCGACCAGGTGCACTCCTCCCTGCTCACCGGGCTGCTGTCCAACGTCGGGATGTGGGAGCGGGAGGCCCGGGCCTACCTCGGCGCCCGCAACGCCCGCTTCGTGCTGCAGCCCGGCTCGGTGCTGCACCGCACCAACCCGGACTGGGTCATGAGCGCCGAGCTGGTGGAGACGACCCGGCTCTGGGCGCGCACCAACGCCGTCATCGACCCGGCCTGGGTCGAGCGCGCCGCCACGCACCTCGTCAAGCGGTCCTACAGCGAGCCGCGCTGGTCACGCTCGGCGGGCTCGGCCGTCGCCGACGAGCGGGTGACGCTCTACGGCATACCCCTCGTTGCCGGGCGCACCGTGCCCCTCGGCCGGATCGACCCGGAGACCGCGCGCGACCTCTTCATCCGCCAGGGGCTGGTGGAGGAGGACTGGGACACCCGGCACGAGTTCTTCCACGCCAACCGTCGCCTCGTCAAGGAG
Encoded here:
- a CDS encoding AAA family ATPase; this encodes MQPPPASEETTEEPEESEPERSVEELLAELDQLIGLERVKAEIHRQVAVLKMDARRQEAGLKVATLTRHLVFVGNPGTGKTTVARLVGGIYRALGLLSKGQLVEVDRSELVAGYLGQTAAKTAEVVGSAHGGVIFIDEAYSLGGDQYGKEAIDTLVKEMEDHREDLVVIVAGYPDPMDDFIATNPGLESRFRTIIDFADYTDDELTAILRHLAAQMDYDLSEPALERFAEILAATPRGSSFGNGRFARNLLEAAIGRHAWRLRDVDGATVEDLRTLQREDFEDRDAVDLSTADETADGPAASDETQDPGASGAPSEHDLADPGHDQGCDADPRPRPEDEA
- a CDS encoding toxic anion resistance protein, yielding MTDQPQPLAAPEPAEPLVLTAPSPTEPVAQTAAPRMAPQVDPEAMPALDAKVEAYLTGLTQTETRSPEFSQRAADVRTMGDADIRAAAETSNRLLKSPVRAIQQGGVSKESKVAQTLTELRHTVEDLDPAQAKGVKKWFERLPFSDRLTAYFQKYESAEKHLDAILHALRSGQDELAKDNAALNLEKQQLWESMGRLNQYVYIAEQLDAKVAAAIAELDTSDPDRAKALREDVLFYVRQKHQDLLTQLAVSIQNYLAIDIVMKNNIELIKGVDRASTTTVSALRTAVLVAQALNNQKLVLDQITALNQTTSQMIQSTSELLRDNSVAIQEQAASATLGLDQLQAAFSNIYATMDAIDEFRVQALDGMSQTIGVLEGEVEKSRTYLDRARRTDTRLAGGQLDLDGGTPGGSVSSGSR
- a CDS encoding DUF1905 domain-containing protein, which encodes MSEAWDLKFTGEVVEWRGPAPFHFLITPPEESEWLTEVMREVTYGWGMVPVTGRLGGTRFTTSLWPRQGAFYVPLKDAVRRAEGVELGDTVTVGLTIRT
- a CDS encoding aminotransferase class V-fold PLP-dependent enzyme — protein: MTTTQAPTAASQAPHPGDHPLLRRIRESVIGEDHVMTTPYGRRRVTYADYTASGRALSFIEDAIRDVVLPSYANTHTESSGTGLQTTRLREDARAAIHEAVGGDEDSVVIFAGSGCTGAIAKIVGVLGLRIPSSLEDTHHLSAHIPPEQRPVVLIGPFEHHSNEIPWRESIADVVQVAMDADGHVCLDDLRAQLEEYADRPLVIGSFSAASNVTGIITDTHTVTEILHEHGALAFWDFAAAAPYVDIEMSAPAGRPGAAKDAIFLSPHKFIGGPSTPGVLVARRELFANRVPDVPGGGTVAYVNPAEHSYLSDPAHREEGGTPAIVEAIRAGLVFRLKDAVGVEVIRAREDEFLARAVRAWQQEPALQLLGNLDAQRLSILSFVVRGQGRPYLYHNYVVALLNDLFGIQARGGCSCAGPYGHTLLGIDLERSHAFEARITSGCEGIKPGWVRVNFNYFISDTAADYVIEAVRLVARDGWRLLADYRFDVATGLWRHREGVVEPPVRLRDVVFGADGEVRLPQPGPTGGEELLAEQLDQAREILAAAPSSPLPEATDEQAGGAAELRWFDLPEVCLR
- a CDS encoding DUF445 domain-containing protein → METTVNRMDDASRRAGLRQMRMVATGLLLLMAVIYILTHGRDGVWGYVNAGAEAGMVGAIADWFAVTALFRHPLGLPIPHTALVPRRKDDLGASLEQFVTDNFLTPQVLREKILDAQVVRRLGDWLREPEHAERVVSEAVPFLVRAVERVDEEEIRVFVDDVILPRVRREPLSPVAGHLLERVVEDGSHHGLVDLGARELHAWLALHQDQVEAIVRSRAPSWAPTWVNDQVTRRVYTEVVRWAKDVKDDPQHNVRHALDAYLTELGRDLQHDPRTQQRFESLKERVLEHPQVSATGVALGETLRTSVLDALEDPHGALRGRMCSALVALGRQLGEDERLQARLDAWTADTVVSLVQRYGPEITSVISGTIKRWDAREAADKIELHVGRDLQFIRLNGTIVGALVGLTIHALSQLL
- the hrpA gene encoding ATP-dependent RNA helicase HrpA, whose product is MPEPDRRPDPGRGDRERRPARRHAEGERGNRPRTDGEGRRGGRRGGGQRGGDQRGRRPGRGGDARHTRSTEAHTRAVEARRAARPAPEALHYPPELPVSERRADLLAAVRDHQVVIVAGETGSGKTTQLPKICLELGRGVEGMIGHTQPRRIAARSVAERVSEELGVDLGTVVGYQVRFTDVSSDDTLVKVMTDGILLSELQRDRDLRRYDTIIIDEAHERSLNIDFILGYLRQLLPRRPDLKVVITSATIDVERFAAFFADAQGEPAPVIEVSGRTFPVEVRYRPLVREGAPAKDGSATQVEVDQVTGVVDAVEELWTEASGRDGAGEDVLVFCSGEREIRDVCDALTGLDLPGTEVLPLYGRLSAAEQHRVFSRHAGRRIVVSTNVAETSLTVPGIRYVVDTGTARISRYSQRLKVQRLPIEPISQASANQRAGRCGRLADGIAIRLYAEEDFAARPEFTDPEILRTNLASVILQMTSLGLGDIEKFGFLEPPDSRQVADGVRLLTELQAIDPTAPAHLPRKRLTAYGRAIVRLPVDPRLARMLLEAERQGALKEVLVVVAALSMQDVRERPADHQQQADQAHARFRRVGGATGPPGRQQEGGGSAKDVVDSDFLVILNLWRYLQRQQKDLSGSAFRRMCKAEFLHYLRVREWQDLHTQLKRAAKQLGLEVNQHPANPDQVHSSLLTGLLSNVGMWEREARAYLGARNARFVLQPGSVLHRTNPDWVMSAELVETTRLWARTNAVIDPAWVERAATHLVKRSYSEPRWSRSAGSAVADERVTLYGIPLVAGRTVPLGRIDPETARDLFIRQGLVEEDWDTRHEFFHANRRLVKELGQLEARARRRDILVDDETLVEFYDERIPAEVISGTHFDTWWKTARASDPGLLTFTEDLLVGDAGETVSAQDFPTGWRQDELTFGLTYQFEPGADADGVTVHLPVEVLNQVTAEGFDWLVPGMHEELVTALVKALPKDIRRNFVPAPDHARAALRGMREAGSVGVVPVREALAEELTRRGLVRVSPKDMDWARVPDHLRMTFRVERAVHAGEDRAGRQGRADGQGSGQGEGSGPGSRGPRSGKGRRGRGRVEVLGEGKDLAVLQEQLAGAVRTTMAAAASGVERTGLTSWPADLDPLPETFSRQVGPREVQGYPALVDTGEAVDVRVLATRSEADRETLRGVRRLLLLGTTPPWKRLLALLTNAQKLSLGHNPHGSVPALLEDALAAAVDSVVAEQPGAGVRTPAQFEVALTGVRQQSVPRVLEIVESLVPILDTAREVSLRLQRLDAPAAADLATDLRRQLDALVRPGFVTEVGYARLPRMVVWLRAMTERLDKGVQDLPRDRARMEEVAVVERELADFLDALPPHRRHDPDVREIVWSVQELRVSLFAQRLGTPAPVSAKRIYAAMDRAESAP